The following are encoded together in the Carassius auratus strain Wakin chromosome 34, ASM336829v1, whole genome shotgun sequence genome:
- the LOC113052901 gene encoding rho GTPase-activating protein 6-like, translated as MKDKLQQEFSESCSHGVCVWGVSLSPLAGMSAQGLLNSVFSCSSSGSKTLAKRKLQQTRSLDSALVRSCGTPGDPGDPDGHRSVCWSSSSTAGFTDSRSAPESLSSSSLSASSDASSISSLHFDHRSGKRNASRDLSLNISGSNNIFSPRKWLQRKLPQSDALSHHLCKSEGDFTCKKTAGHHFHMQSVSIQSLSELERVRLQEVALVRLMKDFDLGCQITIPKDGQKRKKSLRRKLDSLSKEKRDKESDPQAFGVPLSQVIVNDRRHKQLQEEQRGPADRVLSLLHLTGRRSTNKELSSSNSSLSSSSETPNEGTTPDTPETPLRSRRRGGVSVDCITDLDDSHSRLLEALQLSTPVESHSEKKKTSDAKLSLNPIYRQVPRVLDSCCQHLQKYGLQTVGIFRVGSSKKRVRQLREAFDRGAEVILDQRHSVHDVAALLKEFLRDMPDPLLTRELYSAFISCTSLDKADQHTVIQLLVCLLPACNSDTLQCLLHFLSHVANHAEDSRDADGNKVIGNKMTSLNLATIFGPNLLHKQKSSEKEFSVESSARMEDSAAIISVVQHMIDTHQSLFMISAELQNELLLSLLDTDSDVVDYLLRRKTPQCEDVKSSSGEISPYDNNSPVLSEWFHPSAPEDHRPSDALDRTNTVNFCLSPSQAGTGETVHDKAHIWRTRQALLSGLHDKLLTGSDGHLYKRASSEVFCYDDSDTKPVHETQVSRTIVPAECKASLHPIASSHWTAFDQSEEASAAPAKPDDRLPAVSMQPRVTSCQHPDWPTEKWQIWQLLSSDSIDTLPETMV; from the exons ATGAAAGACAAGCTTCAGCAAGAGTTCAGCGAGTCGTGTTCACATGGGGTTTGTGTTTGGGGCGTCAGTCTGTCTCCTCTCGCAGGGATGTCCGCTCAAGGGTTACTGAACAGCGTCTTCTCGTGTTCCTCTTCGGGCTCTAAGACCCTCGCGAAGAGGAAACTGCAGCAGACTCGCAGTTTGGACTCTGCGCTGGTCCGGAGCTGCGGGACGCCCGGTGACCCCGGAGACCCCGACGGGCATCGCTCCGTGTGCTGGAGCTCGAGCTCCACAGCTGGATTCACCGACAGCCGAAGCGCCCCGGAGAGTCTCTCCTCCTCAAGTTTATCGGCATCTTCCGACGCGTCGTCGATCTCCAGTCTTCACTTCGACCACAGGAGCGGAAAACGCAACGCGTCCAGGGATTTATCGCTCAACATCTCTGGTTCAAACAACATCTTCTCACCGAGGAAGTGGCTTCAGAGAAAGCTGCCTCAGTCGGATGCTCTTTCGCACCATCTCTGTAAATCTGAG GGAGACTTCACCTGTAAGAAAACAGCCGGTCATCATTTCCACATGCAGTCGGTTTCCATTCAGAGTCTGTCGGAGCTGGAGAGAGTCCGGCTGCAGGAGGTCGCTCTGGTCAGACTGATGAAAGACTTCGATTTGGGATGCCAGATCACCATCCCCAAAG ATGGCCAGAAGCGGAAAAAGTCACTCCGGAGGAAGCTGGATTCTTTATCgaaagaaaagagagacaaaG agtcgGATCCGCAGGCGTTCGGCGTGCCGCTCTCGCAGGTGATTGTGAACGACCGGCGTCACAAGCAGTTGCAGGAGGAGCAGCGGGGTCCAGCGGATCGAGTCCTTTCACTCCTGCACCTGACGGGACGCAGATCCACCAACAAGGAGCTTTCCAGCAGTAACTCGTCCCTCAGCTCGTCCTCTGAGACGCCCAACGAGGGCACGACACCCGACACACCCGAGACGCCGCTGCGCTCGCGCAGACGG GGCGGCGTGTCTGTGGACTGCATCACTGATCTGGACGACAGTCACTCGCGTCTCCTGGAGGCTCTTCAGCTCTCCACACCTGTGGAGTCACACAGCGAGAAGAAGAAGACGAGCGACGCCAAGCTCAGCCTGAACCCCATCTACAGACAGGTGCCGCGCGTGCTGGACAGCTGCTGCCAACACCTGCAGAAATATG GTCTGCAGACGGTGGGCATTTTCCGGGTCGGAAGCTCCAAGAAAAGAGTTCGACAG CTGCGTGAAGCGTTCGATCGGGGTGCTGAGGTTATCCTGGACCAGCGGCACAGTGTTCATGACGTGGCGGCGCTGCTCAAAGAGTTTCTGAGAGACATGCCTGATCCTCTATTGACCAGAGAACTCTACTCCGCGTTTATCAGCTGCACGT CTCTAGATAAAGCAGATCAGCACACGGTCATACAGTTGCTCGTCTGTCTGCTTCCCGCCTGCAACAGTGACACCCTTCAGTGTTTACTTCACTTCCTGTCACACGTAGCCAATCACGCGGAGGATTCGCGGGACGCTGATGGAAACAAG GTGATTGGTAATAAGATGACGTCACTGAACCTGGCCACCATATTTGGGCCGAACCTCCTGCACAAGCAGAAGAGCTCAGAGAAGGAGTTCAGCGTTGAGAGTTCGGCTCGGATGGAAGACAGCGCCGCCATCATCAGCGTCGTCCAGCACATGATCGACACGCACCAGTCCCTCTTCATG ATCTCGGCGGAGCTGCAGAACGAGCTTCTGCTGAGTTTGTTGGACACGGACAGTGATGTGGTGGATTATCTGCTGAGGAGGAAAACACCACAGTGTGA AGACGTGAAGAGCTCCAGTGGAGAAATCTCTCCGTACGATAACAACTCTCCGGTGCTCTCCGAGTGGTTTCATCCATCAGCACCGGAGGATCACAGGCCCTCAGATGCTCTCGATAGGACCAACACAGTGAACTTCTGCCTCTCACCCTCACAAGCCGGCACCG GGGAAACAGTACATGATAAGGCTCATATCTGGCGAACACGACAGGCTCTTCTGTCAGGACTTCATGACAAACTCCTCACAG GTTCAGATGGACACCTGTATAAACGTGCCTCCTCTGAAGTCTTCTGCTATGATGACAGCGACACGAAACCTGTGCATGAGACGCAAGTGTCCCGTACTATTGTCCCTGCTGAATGTAAAGCGAGCCTGCATCCAATAGCATCGAGCCACTGGACTGCATTTGACCAATCAGAGGAGGCGTCCGCAGCTCCCGCCAAACCAGACGACAGACTTCCTGCCGTGTCCATGCAGCCACGTGTCACTTCCTGTCAGCATCCAGACTGGCCGACAGAGAAGTGGCAAATATGGCAACTCCTGTCATCAGACAGCATCGACACACTTCCAGAGACTATGGTGTGA